In one Pseudomonas tensinigenes genomic region, the following are encoded:
- a CDS encoding phosphatase PAP2 family protein: MKSRFYAYNFGIPLACAALVFLMFDMTRIDIAFSNLLFDPMTQTFPLDKIHFFEKLTHKWARIIPNWTAEIALVGALLSLVWPLVNPHMRPRLGAMLDRSKVAPVLRFAADHRRDFLFVVVAFALCTGVIHFLKSHTSVYCPIETTLYGGKMAHIEWYSNFQLFHEAGSGRCWPGGHASGGFTMLALYFVARRYQWRFSSAILWGSLLLGFVYGTTRVLQGWHYMSHTFWAGIFVWLACLLTALAFYGRARLDVPVLSKRTQKAFIAQSEVSL, from the coding sequence ATGAAATCACGCTTCTACGCTTATAATTTCGGCATTCCGCTGGCCTGTGCGGCGCTGGTGTTCCTGATGTTCGACATGACCCGAATCGACATCGCCTTCAGCAACCTGCTGTTCGATCCGATGACCCAGACCTTCCCGCTCGACAAAATCCACTTCTTTGAAAAGCTCACGCACAAATGGGCGCGGATCATTCCCAACTGGACGGCGGAAATCGCGTTGGTCGGCGCACTGCTGTCGCTGGTCTGGCCGTTGGTCAATCCGCACATGCGTCCGCGACTCGGTGCAATGCTGGATCGCAGCAAAGTCGCGCCAGTGCTGCGATTTGCCGCTGATCACCGTAGGGATTTTCTGTTTGTGGTGGTCGCATTCGCGCTCTGCACCGGGGTGATTCACTTCCTCAAATCCCACACCAGCGTTTACTGCCCCATCGAAACCACGCTGTACGGCGGAAAAATGGCCCACATTGAGTGGTACAGCAACTTTCAACTGTTCCATGAAGCGGGTAGTGGCCGGTGCTGGCCGGGTGGTCATGCGTCGGGTGGCTTCACCATGCTGGCGCTGTATTTCGTGGCGCGGCGCTATCAATGGCGTTTTTCCAGTGCAATCTTGTGGGGCTCACTGTTGCTGGGGTTCGTTTATGGCACTACTCGTGTCCTGCAAGGTTGGCACTACATGTCCCACACGTTCTGGGCCGGAATCTTCGTCTGGCTGGCGTGTTTGCTGACAGCGCTGGCCTTCTACGGACGGGCGCGGCTGGATGTGCCGGTGCTGAGCAAGCGCACGCAGAAAGCTTTCATTGCGCAGTCTGAGGTCTCTCTCTGA
- a CDS encoding ArnT family glycosyltransferase: MLRPPAPSGCLNPMSRAATSLFLLAALLFFFALGGHQLQGSTEARVAGIAMEMHLDNDWVTPRLFGEPFLEKPPLSLWLDAGAMRVFGVSPWAVRLASAVAGLLSVMLLYGMLRRFERPKMVAWTAGILLATMASYWSNVRGVGEDALLALGVATALLAFFQAQRAPTLGNSLLFVVGIAIATLSKGVLGLAMPGVVIFAYLLADNLMDKRLKIADWLRPGLLTMVGLIPLLIWLVILFQHGGAQAVKEVLLTNSVGRFSGSFVEAGHYEPFYYYLAKLPEAFLPWNILVYLGLWHFRKQLKANRYLLFFSLWIVAQFVMLTLASSKRTVYLMSMTPAAAVIAAEYASVLFERLKQYESGNGFVGRIARQRQTLAVGVLTLVIGSYLAAAQWALPHADKKLSFLPLSAEIQTLQTAGHQVALFEANERVGGATVFYTQQVLKGLDTEVQLRDFLAASPSHVVVMAGDSEPAAPLKVLKTMMVGRQAYYFVGY, from the coding sequence ATGCTCAGGCCTCCCGCCCCTTCCGGTTGCCTGAACCCCATGTCGCGTGCCGCCACTTCGCTGTTTCTGCTTGCCGCCCTGCTGTTTTTCTTCGCGCTGGGTGGCCACCAATTGCAAGGCTCCACCGAGGCCCGTGTCGCCGGGATCGCCATGGAGATGCACCTTGATAACGACTGGGTGACGCCGCGCCTGTTCGGCGAACCGTTTCTGGAAAAACCACCACTGAGCCTGTGGCTGGATGCTGGCGCGATGCGCGTATTCGGCGTTTCACCGTGGGCCGTACGACTGGCGTCAGCGGTTGCCGGGTTGCTCAGCGTGATGCTGCTGTACGGCATGTTGCGGCGTTTCGAGCGGCCGAAAATGGTCGCCTGGACCGCAGGCATTCTGCTCGCGACCATGGCCAGTTACTGGAGCAATGTGCGCGGCGTCGGCGAAGACGCGCTGCTCGCACTCGGCGTAGCCACGGCGTTGCTCGCCTTTTTCCAGGCGCAGCGGGCACCGACGCTCGGCAACTCGCTGCTGTTTGTAGTCGGGATCGCCATCGCCACATTGAGCAAAGGTGTGCTGGGCCTGGCCATGCCGGGGGTGGTGATTTTTGCCTATCTGCTGGCGGACAACCTGATGGACAAGCGCCTGAAAATCGCCGACTGGCTACGACCCGGCTTACTGACCATGGTCGGCTTGATTCCGCTGCTGATCTGGCTCGTCATCCTCTTCCAGCACGGCGGCGCGCAGGCCGTCAAAGAGGTGCTGCTGACCAACAGTGTCGGGCGCTTCAGCGGTTCGTTCGTCGAGGCAGGGCACTACGAACCGTTCTATTACTACCTCGCCAAACTGCCGGAAGCCTTCCTGCCGTGGAACATTCTGGTGTACCTGGGGCTCTGGCATTTCCGTAAACAATTGAAGGCTAACCGCTACTTGCTGTTTTTCAGCCTGTGGATCGTTGCGCAGTTCGTGATGCTGACGTTGGCGTCGAGCAAGCGCACGGTGTACCTGATGTCGATGACACCCGCCGCCGCAGTGATCGCCGCGGAGTATGCGAGCGTGCTGTTCGAGCGCTTGAAGCAGTACGAATCAGGCAATGGATTCGTAGGCCGAATCGCCCGACAGCGTCAGACACTGGCAGTGGGTGTGCTCACGCTCGTGATCGGCAGTTACCTCGCAGCCGCGCAGTGGGCCCTGCCCCACGCCGACAAAAAGCTTTCGTTCCTGCCGTTGAGCGCAGAGATTCAGACGCTGCAAACTGCCGGGCATCAAGTCGCACTGTTTGAGGCCAACGAGCGGGTCGGTGGCGCCACGGTCTTCTACACCCAGCAGGTACTCAAAGGCCTGGATACCGAAGTGCAGCTGCGAGATTTCCTCGCGGCCTCGCCATCCCATGTCGTGGTGATGGCCGGCGACAGCGAACCCGCCGCCCCACTGAAAGTACTCAAGACCATGATGGTCGGACGACAGGCGTATTACTTCGTCGGCTATTGA
- the rimJ gene encoding ribosomal protein S5-alanine N-acetyltransferase: protein MPLLTLPCQRLTLAILAPDQAELESEFYRRNQRHLAPWSPIRTTEYFSTEQIRRRLEIQASAFEAGLAMHFALLTPDGQQMIGACNFSGIIRGAFQACYLGYHIDESLQGQGLMHEALEAGIGYMFDTQNLHRIMANYIPGNERSARLLERLGFEREGYAKAYLNIAGRWQDHVLTALVNPLFETPDKRWSRQLA, encoded by the coding sequence ATGCCGCTGTTGACCCTGCCCTGCCAACGCCTGACGCTCGCAATACTCGCTCCGGATCAGGCCGAACTTGAAAGCGAGTTCTACCGACGCAACCAGCGCCACCTCGCGCCATGGTCGCCAATCCGCACCACCGAATATTTTTCCACCGAGCAGATTCGCCGACGTCTTGAAATACAGGCCAGCGCGTTCGAGGCCGGGCTGGCCATGCATTTCGCGCTACTGACGCCGGACGGCCAGCAGATGATCGGCGCGTGCAATTTCAGCGGCATTATTCGCGGAGCGTTTCAGGCGTGTTATCTGGGTTATCACATAGACGAGTCCCTGCAGGGGCAAGGCTTGATGCACGAGGCGCTGGAGGCTGGCATCGGTTACATGTTCGATACCCAGAATCTGCACCGGATCATGGCCAACTACATCCCCGGCAACGAGCGCAGTGCGCGCTTGCTTGAGCGGTTGGGCTTCGAGCGCGAGGGTTACGCCAAGGCGTATCTGAACATTGCCGGGCGCTGGCAGGATCATGTGCTGACGGCGCTGGTCAATCCGCTGTTCGAAACGCCGGACAAGCGTTGGTCACGACAACTGGCCTAG
- a CDS encoding DUF6124 family protein, with protein MKKITRLSLVGSAPSDAPASSTQIQSNTSARSEASKRRRSVPLNQLIRVREDVDTLTLLTHASEILDSLTAISANFADEFDGSKRHVAVAMKQLSALAEILVCRARDNLDPQSAPPSSRPETCH; from the coding sequence CACCTTCCGATGCGCCAGCGTCCAGCACTCAAATCCAGTCGAACACCAGCGCACGCAGCGAGGCGTCGAAGCGGCGGCGTAGTGTGCCGCTCAATCAGCTCATCAGGGTACGGGAAGATGTCGACACGCTGACCCTGCTCACCCACGCCAGCGAGATTCTCGACTCTCTGACGGCCATCAGCGCCAACTTTGCCGATGAGTTCGACGGTTCGAAACGCCATGTGGCGGTGGCAATGAAGCAATTAAGCGCGCTGGCCGAGATCCTGGTCTGCCGGGCACGGGACAATCTTGATCCGCAGAGCGCGCCGCCCTCATCCAGGCCTGAAACCTGCCATTGA
- a CDS encoding histidine phosphatase family protein, whose translation MELRLSLFGVKRSIDLSFLARFRNTWVVLAASVLVIPLTLWLLAPAAVPDLAHGNVSGAQALAAGWAKGEVIVLVRHVERCDHSKAACLSGNDGITDRSRSVAVAVGARFEQLGLNNADIYNSPSMRTVQTAGYMFNHAASGDDWLINCRGRMLQDALAHKVPGRNLVLVTHSECMAQIEKDLKVPTSDVGYGSSLFVSAASPAAPKMLGFIEASDWRTVNTR comes from the coding sequence GTGGAATTGAGACTGAGTCTGTTCGGCGTCAAACGCTCGATTGATCTGAGCTTTTTGGCGCGTTTTCGCAACACTTGGGTGGTGTTGGCGGCATCGGTGTTGGTGATCCCGCTTACCCTGTGGTTGCTCGCGCCGGCGGCGGTGCCGGATCTCGCCCATGGCAATGTCTCCGGTGCGCAGGCGCTGGCAGCCGGTTGGGCCAAGGGCGAAGTGATCGTGCTGGTGCGTCACGTCGAGCGCTGCGATCACTCCAAAGCTGCCTGCCTGAGTGGCAATGACGGCATCACCGATCGCTCACGCAGTGTCGCGGTGGCGGTCGGTGCCCGTTTCGAGCAACTGGGCCTGAACAACGCCGACATCTACAACAGCCCGTCGATGCGCACGGTGCAGACCGCCGGTTACATGTTCAACCATGCCGCCAGCGGCGACGACTGGTTGATCAACTGCCGGGGCCGCATGTTGCAGGATGCGCTGGCCCACAAGGTGCCCGGTCGCAATCTGGTGCTGGTGACCCACAGCGAGTGCATGGCGCAAATCGAGAAAGATCTCAAAGTACCGACTTCGGACGTGGGTTACGGCTCGTCATTATTTGTTTCCGCTGCCAGCCCGGCGGCTCCCAAGATGCTCGGCTTTATTGAAGCCTCCGACTGGCGCACGGTGAATACCCGATGA